One genomic window of Cydia pomonella isolate Wapato2018A chromosome 6, ilCydPomo1, whole genome shotgun sequence includes the following:
- the LOC133518565 gene encoding uncharacterized protein LOC133518565 yields the protein MHLFFKYLSAQCSKLFVDFLSESTPQPSFKMSDSEYSTYERTPSPEPKKSTKNIKKRKSSSASRSEFETAYQRPRTPSPAQKKKSTSKVRASTSKNKNPGSSSSKKVAEADIFKIIRDEEKITDEQNLKTVKTTSSFTSRLSSGSTRRTAITDDFQKMGDTEDVHIPFSQYAQEFVLPEEFDDSDIYKKVKNSIQNPKVKKRTTKVNNKVIKRYIGHPPCFVINNEAGKGNKLVRIQIIDIRDGIPDTNEQDEKVLLSAQYVANDSYDEIIDCTEGVINKISKKVCGYSASL from the exons atgcatttgttttttaaatatttaagtgctCAGTGCTCCAAGCTATTCGTCGATTTTTTAAGTGAATCAACCCCGCAGCCTTCATTTAAAAT GTCTGACTCCGAATATTCAACTTACGAGCGCACCCCGTCACCTGAGCCGAAGAAATCTACAAAGAATATCAAGAAAAGAAAATCATCCTCAGCATCaag aTCTGAATTTGAAACAGCATATCAGCGACCACGCACGCCATCACCAGCGCAAAAGAAAAAATCAACCAGCAAAGTTCGTGCATCAACCAGTAAAAACAAGAATCCTGGCTCTAG TTCTTCCAAAAAGGTGGCTGAAGCCGACATCTTCAAGATTATACGAGATGAAGAGAAGATCACCGACGAGCAAAATCTGAAAACCGTCAAGACCACTTCGTCCTTTACCAGTCGGTTATCATCGGGTTCTACACGGCGTACTGCAATTACGGACG ATTTTCAAAAAATGGGAGATACCGAAGACGTCCACATCCCTTTTTCACAATACGCACAAGAGTTTGTGCTTCCAGAAGAATTCGATGACAGCGACATATATAAAAAAGTCAAGAATTCTATTCAAAATCCAAAAGTAAAGAAACGGACAACAAAAGTCAATAATAAAGTCATTAAACGATACATTGGACATCCACCATGTTTCGTGATAAATAATGAAGCAGGAAAAGGCAACAAGCTTGTAAGAATCCAAATTATAGATATTCGAGATGGCATTCCAGATACCAACGAGCAAGACGAGAAGGTGCTCCTGAGCGCGCAGTACGTGGCCAATGATAGCTATGATGAGATTATTGACTGCACTGAAggggtaataaataaaatttcgaaGAAAGTATGTGGTTACAGTGCGAGTTTATAG